The following proteins are co-located in the Pseudomonas sp. DY-1 genome:
- a CDS encoding EamA family transporter, with product MNPTLRDIRLTFPALEFLVLADTDLATLVVLLSALMHASWNAVIKSGSDRLSSMALVDGVAFCFSIALLPLVSPPPLVVWGLIGLSVVVNTLYRLLLIRAYHFGDFGQVYPVVRGLPPLLVALSAGLVFGEHLSGAMLLGIVLISVGILSLLSTRLESNALKALGCAALAGAGVALYTLIDAQGVRRADSVLQFVVYLTLMQSVTIPLLAWMRRGPLVLRFARDNWRIGLFGGFNYCVAYGLVLFAMTLDNVAKVAALRESSVIIAAVIASLVFKEAFGIRRILAACVVTAGILLIKMVD from the coding sequence ATGAACCCCACGCTACGTGACATCCGCCTCACCTTTCCCGCACTGGAGTTCCTCGTGCTCGCCGATACCGACCTCGCCACGCTGGTGGTCCTGCTCTCCGCGCTGATGCACGCCAGCTGGAACGCGGTGATCAAATCCGGCAGTGATCGGCTTTCGTCCATGGCACTGGTGGACGGCGTAGCCTTCTGCTTCAGCATCGCCCTGCTCCCCCTGGTCAGCCCGCCACCGCTGGTGGTCTGGGGGCTGATCGGGCTGTCGGTGGTGGTGAATACGCTTTATCGCCTACTGCTGATCCGCGCCTACCACTTCGGCGATTTCGGCCAGGTCTATCCGGTGGTGCGCGGACTGCCGCCGCTGCTGGTAGCACTCAGTGCAGGGCTGGTGTTCGGAGAGCATCTATCGGGTGCCATGCTGCTGGGCATCGTGCTGATATCAGTGGGCATCCTCAGCCTGCTTTCCACCCGATTGGAGTCCAATGCGCTGAAAGCCCTCGGCTGCGCCGCACTGGCCGGTGCTGGCGTGGCGCTCTACACACTGATCGACGCCCAGGGCGTGCGCCGCGCCGACAGCGTGCTGCAGTTCGTGGTCTACCTGACACTGATGCAGAGCGTGACCATCCCCTTGCTCGCCTGGATGCGCCGCGGCCCCCTCGTTCTTCGTTTCGCCCGCGACAACTGGCGCATCGGCCTGTTCGGCGGCTTCAACTACTGCGTCGCCTACGGACTGGTGCTGTTCGCCATGACCCTGGACAACGTGGCCAAGGTCGCGGCACTGCGCGAAAGCAGCGTGATCATCGCCGCCGTCATTGCCAGCCTGGTGTTCAAGGAAGCCTTCGGCATCCGCCGCATCCTCGCCGCCTGCGTGGTCACCGCCGGCATCCTGCTGATCAAGATGGTGGATTAG
- a CDS encoding YqaE/Pmp3 family membrane protein, whose protein sequence is MDLIRILIAILLPPLGVFLQVGIGGAFWLNILLTLLGYIPGIVHAVYIIAKR, encoded by the coding sequence ATGGACCTGATCCGCATCCTCATCGCCATCCTCCTGCCGCCGTTGGGCGTGTTCCTCCAGGTGGGTATCGGCGGTGCCTTCTGGCTGAACATCCTGCTTACCCTGCTGGGCTACATCCCCGGAATCGTCCATGCCGTGTACATCATCGCCAAGCGCTGA